In Asanoa sp. WMMD1127, one genomic interval encodes:
- a CDS encoding MFS transporter, whose translation MVVAFALDALTVPHLCAVAAVQSAGSILYLSAAGALIKQLVPGDRLLVANARMETTNWTTATLGPSLGGFLIAGLGAVATLLVDALSYVVGALCLRRMPVAPQPPPPPAAEPTPAPEPLAARIRAGIAHILGHPGLRGLYLNAMLVGGAVTMTAPLLTVFMLRDLRLTAWQYGLVLGPPPRPASSARCCPPD comes from the coding sequence GTGGTGGTCGCGTTCGCGCTCGACGCCCTCACCGTCCCGCACCTGTGCGCGGTGGCGGCCGTGCAGAGCGCCGGCTCGATCCTCTACCTGTCGGCGGCCGGCGCCTTGATCAAGCAGCTCGTGCCCGGCGATCGCCTGCTGGTCGCCAACGCCCGCATGGAGACGACGAACTGGACCACCGCCACCCTCGGCCCGTCACTCGGCGGCTTCCTCATCGCCGGCCTCGGCGCGGTCGCCACCCTCCTCGTCGACGCCCTCAGCTACGTCGTCGGCGCCCTCTGCCTGCGCCGCATGCCCGTCGCCCCGCAGCCACCTCCGCCGCCAGCGGCGGAGCCGACGCCAGCGCCGGAACCGCTGGCCGCCCGCATCCGGGCCGGCATCGCGCACATCCTCGGGCATCCCGGCCTGCGCGGCCTCTACCTCAACGCGATGCTGGTCGGCGGCGCGGTCACCATGACCGCGCCCCTGCTCACCGTCTTCATGTTGCGCGACCTCCGCCTCACCGCCTGGCAGTACGGTCTCGTGCTCGGCCCCCCGCCGCGGCCGGCCTCCTCTGCACGCTGCTGTCCGCCCGACTGA
- a CDS encoding GNAT family N-acetyltransferase: MDELIAEAQQVATAAAARLGITVRELRDPAAHEQVAQLFGRIWRTDSPNQLLDARMMRALSYAGNYVVGAFREGVLVGAAVAFFGIDHLHSHITGVDPDTQSRGAGHAIKLHQRAWALDRRIESVHWTFDPLVRRNAYFNLHKLGARAVKYLPDFYGRMTDGINAGDATSDRLYIQWDVASPEAIAAAAGDTREINMQAVYAAGAEVALARDDFGRPSPGKAVHDGRPLLVAVPLDIEAMRGTDPPLAVAWRREVGDALCAAFDSGYRIAGMARDGWYVMEAE, encoded by the coding sequence GTGGACGAGCTGATCGCGGAGGCACAACAGGTCGCGACCGCCGCCGCGGCCCGGCTGGGAATCACCGTGCGGGAGCTCCGTGACCCCGCCGCGCACGAGCAGGTGGCCCAGCTGTTCGGCAGGATCTGGCGCACGGACTCGCCCAACCAGCTGCTCGACGCGCGGATGATGCGCGCGCTGTCGTACGCCGGGAACTATGTGGTGGGCGCCTTCCGGGAGGGGGTGCTGGTCGGCGCCGCCGTCGCCTTCTTCGGCATCGACCACCTGCACTCGCACATCACGGGCGTCGACCCCGACACGCAGAGTCGCGGCGCCGGGCACGCCATCAAGCTGCACCAGCGCGCCTGGGCGCTCGACCGGCGCATCGAGTCGGTGCACTGGACGTTCGACCCGCTGGTCCGCCGCAACGCCTACTTCAACCTGCACAAGCTCGGCGCGCGGGCGGTGAAATACCTGCCTGACTTCTACGGGCGGATGACCGACGGCATCAACGCCGGCGACGCCACCAGCGACCGCCTCTACATCCAGTGGGACGTGGCCTCGCCCGAGGCGATCGCCGCGGCGGCCGGCGACACCCGCGAGATCAACATGCAGGCGGTGTACGCGGCCGGCGCCGAGGTGGCCCTCGCCCGCGACGACTTCGGCCGGCCCAGCCCCGGCAAGGCGGTGCACGACGGCCGGCCGCTGCTGGTCGCCGTGCCCTTGGACATCGAGGCCATGCGGGGCACCGACCCGCCGCTCGCCGTCGCCTGGCGGAGAGAGGTCGGTGACGCGCTCTGCGCGGCGTTCGATTCCGGATACCGCATCGCGGGCATGGCCCGTGACGGCTGGTACGTCATGGAAGCCGAGTAA
- a CDS encoding glycosyltransferase family 2 protein — protein MGQQDPALSVVVPMFNEESVLPLLAERLRAVLDGLAEPYEVVAVDDGSSDATPAALRGLRERWPQLRVIRLRRNSGHQAALIAGLMRARGDYVVSIDADLQDPPETIADMLALARAEKLDIVYGVRGDRSSDTAFKRLTAGAYYRLMRRLVGKQVPAQAGDFRLLSRVAIEALRDLPERSPVLRLVVPWLGFPSGEVRFLRAERAAGRTKYPFSRMLALAAESVTSFSAAPLRVATWLGLLGVAVCALLVIAVIIAYALGHTVIGWPSILLAVLFLGAVQLLCLGLLGEYVARIYTAVQARPAYFVASDSDPGDPADSAAPEQRRADDDPAVLADSRR, from the coding sequence ATGGGTCAGCAGGATCCGGCACTCTCCGTGGTCGTGCCCATGTTCAACGAGGAGAGCGTGCTTCCGCTGCTGGCCGAGCGGCTCCGCGCGGTCCTCGACGGCCTGGCCGAGCCCTACGAGGTGGTCGCGGTCGACGACGGCAGCAGCGACGCGACCCCGGCCGCCCTGCGCGGGCTGCGGGAGCGCTGGCCGCAGCTGCGGGTCATCCGGTTGCGCCGCAACAGCGGCCACCAGGCGGCGCTGATCGCCGGGCTGATGCGGGCGCGGGGCGACTACGTCGTCAGCATCGACGCCGACCTGCAGGACCCACCGGAGACCATCGCCGACATGCTCGCCCTGGCCCGGGCGGAGAAGCTCGACATCGTCTACGGCGTACGCGGCGACCGCAGCTCCGACACCGCGTTCAAGCGGCTCACCGCCGGGGCGTACTACCGGCTGATGCGCCGGCTCGTCGGCAAGCAGGTGCCCGCCCAGGCCGGCGACTTCCGGCTGCTGAGCCGGGTGGCCATCGAGGCCCTGCGCGACCTGCCCGAGCGCAGCCCGGTGCTCCGGCTCGTGGTGCCGTGGCTCGGCTTCCCCAGCGGTGAGGTGCGCTTCCTGCGGGCCGAACGCGCGGCGGGCCGGACGAAATACCCGTTCTCCCGCATGCTCGCGCTGGCCGCGGAGAGCGTGACCAGCTTCTCCGCCGCGCCGCTGCGGGTGGCGACCTGGCTCGGCCTGCTCGGCGTCGCGGTCTGCGCGCTGCTGGTGATCGCCGTGATCATCGCCTACGCGCTGGGCCACACGGTCATCGGCTGGCCGTCGATCCTCCTCGCGGTGCTCTTCCTGGGCGCCGTGCAACTGCTCTGCCTCGGCCTGCTGGGGGAATACGTGGCGCGGATCTACACGGCGGTGCAGGCCCGGCCGGCCTACTTCGTCGCCAGTGACAGCGATCCCGGCGACCCCGCCGACAGCGCGGCGCCGGAGCAGCGGCGCGCCGACGACGACCCGGCCGTGCTGGCCGACAGCCGCCGGTGA
- the menC gene encoding o-succinylbenzoate synthase — protein sequence MKLRGLELRRIALPLVSPFRTSFGTETARDVLLVRAAGDSAEGWGECVAMAEPLYSSEHVDGAAEVIRRFLMPEVVALAKSGELTVPRLEAAFGRIKGHPMAKAGVLTALLDLSLRVSGTSFGSYLGAVRSSVPAGVSVGIMSSIPALLDAVDGYRTQGYVRIKLKIEPGWDVEPVRAVRERFGDDLLLQVDANTAYTLADARHLARLDPFDLLLIEQPLPEDDLRGHAALAALIRTPVCLDESITSARAAADAIALGATSVVNVKPGRVGGYLEARRVHDVCAANGVPVWCGGMLETGLGRAANVALAALPNFTLPGDTSASDRYFARDITEPFVLDGGHVAVPTGPGLGVTVDEDYLTEITTGTEWLPLS from the coding sequence TTGAAACTGCGTGGTCTCGAACTCCGCCGCATCGCCCTGCCCCTGGTCAGCCCGTTCCGCACCTCCTTCGGCACCGAGACCGCACGTGACGTGCTGCTCGTCCGCGCCGCCGGCGACTCCGCCGAGGGCTGGGGCGAGTGCGTGGCGATGGCGGAGCCGCTCTATTCCAGCGAACACGTCGACGGCGCCGCCGAGGTGATCCGGCGCTTCCTCATGCCCGAGGTGGTCGCGCTGGCCAAGTCCGGCGAGCTCACCGTGCCGCGGCTCGAGGCGGCGTTCGGCCGGATCAAGGGCCACCCGATGGCCAAGGCCGGCGTGCTGACGGCGCTGCTCGACCTGTCGCTGCGGGTGTCCGGCACGTCGTTCGGCTCGTACCTCGGCGCGGTCCGGTCCTCGGTGCCCGCGGGCGTCTCGGTGGGCATCATGTCGTCGATCCCGGCGCTGCTGGACGCGGTCGACGGCTACCGGACGCAGGGGTACGTGCGGATCAAGCTCAAGATCGAGCCTGGCTGGGACGTCGAGCCCGTCCGCGCGGTCCGCGAGCGGTTCGGCGACGACCTGCTGCTGCAGGTGGACGCGAACACCGCGTACACCCTGGCCGACGCCCGGCACCTGGCCCGGCTCGACCCGTTCGACCTGCTGCTGATCGAGCAGCCGCTGCCGGAGGACGACCTGCGCGGCCACGCGGCGCTGGCCGCGCTGATCCGCACCCCGGTCTGCCTCGACGAGTCGATCACCTCGGCCCGGGCGGCCGCCGACGCCATCGCCCTCGGCGCGACGTCGGTGGTCAACGTCAAGCCGGGCCGGGTCGGCGGCTACCTCGAGGCCCGCCGCGTGCACGACGTCTGCGCGGCCAACGGCGTGCCGGTCTGGTGCGGCGGCATGCTGGAGACCGGGCTCGGGCGAGCGGCCAACGTGGCCCTGGCGGCACTGCCGAACTTCACCCTGCCGGGCGACACGTCGGCGTCCGACCGCTACTTCGCCCGCGACATCACGGAGCCCTTCGTCCTCGACGGCGGCCACGTGGCGGTGCCGACCGGCCCGGGCCTGGGCGTGACGGTGGACGAGGACTACCTGACCGAGATCACCACCGGAACGGAGTGGCTGCCGCTGTCCTGA
- a CDS encoding alpha/beta hydrolase has translation MPERISVTLPDGVRLHVEITGPDDAPVTVILLHGWTLDTRTWHRQLTGLPDALDLPVRIVAYDARGHGRSDGTTRSGANLAQLGDDLAEVISTVAPTGPIVLAGHSLGGMTIMEFAHGHPLFFATRVAGLVFISTTAEGHTHTVYGLSPRITGLIRTVETTGAGILARGGSWRVHRYLLRALAPSLRWLLFGDRCTPEDLILTTAAVARVQLLAIGAFRSSVGEQQRLATLRALGDVPAAALVGDRDRLTPPACAESIAAALPTADLTICPGAGHMLMLERPAIVTAALAEVIRTAMGEPSDTADLQAA, from the coding sequence ATGCCGGAGCGGATCTCGGTGACGCTGCCCGACGGCGTGCGACTGCACGTCGAGATCACCGGGCCTGACGACGCGCCGGTCACCGTCATCCTGCTGCACGGTTGGACGCTGGACACCCGCACGTGGCACCGCCAGCTGACCGGCCTGCCCGACGCGCTCGACCTGCCGGTGCGGATCGTGGCGTACGACGCCCGCGGCCACGGCCGCTCCGACGGCACCACCCGCTCGGGCGCCAACCTCGCGCAACTCGGCGACGACCTGGCCGAGGTGATCTCCACGGTCGCCCCGACGGGCCCGATCGTGCTGGCCGGCCACTCACTCGGCGGCATGACGATCATGGAGTTCGCGCACGGGCACCCGCTGTTCTTCGCGACCCGCGTGGCCGGCCTGGTCTTCATCTCGACCACGGCCGAGGGCCACACCCACACGGTGTACGGCCTGAGCCCCCGCATCACCGGCCTCATCCGCACCGTGGAAACCACCGGCGCCGGCATCCTCGCCCGCGGCGGCTCGTGGCGGGTCCACCGCTACCTGCTGCGGGCGCTGGCCCCGTCGCTGCGCTGGCTGCTCTTCGGCGACCGGTGCACCCCGGAGGACCTGATCCTCACGACGGCCGCCGTGGCGCGGGTGCAGCTGCTGGCCATCGGCGCGTTCCGCTCCTCGGTCGGCGAGCAGCAACGGCTGGCCACCCTGCGCGCCCTCGGCGACGTGCCCGCGGCGGCCCTGGTCGGCGACCGCGACCGGCTCACCCCGCCGGCCTGCGCCGAGTCGATCGCCGCCGCCCTGCCGACCGCCGACCTCACCATCTGCCCGGGCGCCGGCCACATGCTGATGCTCGAACGCCCCGCCATCGTCACGGCGGCGCTGGCCGAGGTCATCCGCACCGCCATGGGCGAGCCCAGCGACACCGCCGACCTCCAGGCGGCCTAG
- a CDS encoding TetR/AcrR family transcriptional regulator C-terminal domain-containing protein encodes MKAETVNRTPLSTDRVLRAAVALADQAGIESLSMRKLAHELGVVPMALYKHVANKDELLDGMIDVVVGEIEPLRPGPDWKSVVRRRILSARTVLLRHPWAPLAIEARLDATPAILDYLDSMVGALRDGGFSTDLAHHVMHAMGSRMLGFSQELFDTNRRAGRSGTTDPSPPTGFPAEAAARFPHLAAIAGAAAHDDTSVVGSGCDDQFEFEFALDLLLDGIERLRQQGWTSH; translated from the coding sequence GTGAAGGCTGAGACGGTGAACCGGACCCCGCTGAGCACGGACCGCGTTCTGCGGGCCGCGGTCGCGCTGGCCGACCAGGCGGGGATCGAGTCGCTCAGCATGCGCAAGCTCGCGCACGAGCTGGGCGTGGTCCCGATGGCGCTCTACAAGCACGTGGCCAACAAGGACGAGCTGCTCGACGGCATGATCGACGTGGTCGTCGGCGAGATCGAGCCCCTGCGGCCCGGTCCCGACTGGAAGTCGGTGGTCCGCCGGCGCATCCTGTCGGCCCGCACCGTGCTGCTGCGCCACCCCTGGGCGCCGCTGGCCATCGAGGCGCGACTCGACGCGACGCCGGCGATCCTGGACTACCTCGACTCGATGGTCGGCGCCCTGCGCGACGGCGGCTTCTCCACGGACCTGGCCCACCACGTCATGCACGCGATGGGCTCGCGGATGCTGGGCTTCAGCCAGGAGCTCTTCGACACCAACCGCCGCGCCGGCCGCTCCGGCACCACGGATCCTTCACCGCCAACGGGTTTCCCGGCCGAGGCCGCGGCCCGGTTCCCGCACCTGGCCGCCATCGCCGGCGCCGCGGCCCACGACGACACCTCGGTGGTGGGGTCGGGCTGCGACGACCAGTTCGAGTTCGAGTTCGCCCTCGACCTGCTCCTGGACGGCATCGAACGCCTACGCCAGCAGGGCTGGACGTCGCACTAG
- a CDS encoding glycoside hydrolase family 3 N-terminal domain-containing protein produces MASPRSRLALLFAAVVAAILVAITACGKQAPRAAAPSSSPTPAATAAPATPSPGGDPAARAAALVGTLSDEQLAGQVLMPYAYGSSATKVTPASAAGNQKLGKVDTPAQMIQKYHLGGLILVGFSADDPTSTNQATTNVDNPKQITELTGGLQQAAGGTAPIFIGTDQEFGTVTRIKDGVTLLPSAMALGAGGNPAGTQQGWKVAGDELRAMGLNVDFAPDADVLGTADGGVIGSRSFGSDPRAVSDQVAASVRGLQSAGVAATLKHFPGHGSTPSDSHTDLPVIGKSRADLDKVDLAPFRSGIDAGAQMVMSGHLDVKSIEPGVPASFSHKALVDVLRGQLGFKGVVVSDALNMAPAEKWPAGEAAVRALNAGNDLLLMPPNVGAAHQGLVDGLHNGSLKKERLVEAATRDLTLRFTLADARTGGQNVPASQAHLDVAGGLAAAAVTQLRGQCGAPMQGPVSVTASGGRDTAKATLERALKAEGVRVVPSGGRVVHLVGYGDGAGDLNQAADTTVGMDTPYVLGGAKSPNVLATYSSTPGSLKALAKVLAGKQKPTGKSPVAVSGLPRSVC; encoded by the coding sequence ATGGCCTCCCCCCGGAGCCGCCTCGCGTTGCTTTTCGCCGCGGTCGTGGCCGCGATCCTCGTGGCCATCACCGCATGCGGCAAGCAGGCGCCCCGCGCGGCAGCACCGTCCTCGTCCCCCACCCCCGCGGCGACCGCGGCGCCGGCGACCCCGAGCCCCGGCGGTGACCCTGCGGCCCGGGCGGCGGCCCTGGTGGGCACGCTCTCCGACGAGCAGCTCGCCGGTCAGGTGCTGATGCCCTACGCCTACGGCAGCTCGGCGACGAAGGTCACTCCGGCCTCGGCGGCCGGCAACCAGAAGCTCGGCAAGGTCGACACCCCGGCGCAGATGATCCAGAAATACCACCTCGGCGGGCTGATCCTCGTCGGCTTCTCCGCCGACGACCCCACCTCGACCAACCAGGCGACCACCAACGTCGACAACCCGAAGCAGATCACCGAGCTGACCGGCGGGCTGCAGCAGGCGGCCGGCGGCACGGCGCCCATCTTCATCGGCACCGACCAGGAGTTCGGCACCGTCACCCGCATAAAGGACGGCGTGACGCTGCTGCCCAGCGCGATGGCGCTCGGTGCCGGCGGTAACCCGGCCGGCACGCAGCAGGGCTGGAAGGTGGCCGGTGACGAGCTGCGGGCGATGGGCCTCAACGTCGACTTCGCCCCCGACGCCGACGTGCTCGGCACCGCCGACGGCGGCGTGATCGGCTCGCGCTCGTTCGGCTCCGACCCCAGGGCCGTCAGCGACCAGGTCGCCGCGTCGGTCCGCGGTCTCCAGTCGGCCGGCGTCGCGGCCACGCTCAAGCACTTCCCCGGGCACGGCAGCACGCCGTCGGACTCGCACACCGACCTGCCGGTGATCGGCAAGAGCAGGGCCGACCTCGACAAGGTCGACCTGGCGCCGTTCAGGTCCGGCATCGACGCCGGCGCGCAGATGGTGATGAGCGGCCACCTCGACGTGAAGTCGATCGAGCCGGGCGTGCCCGCCTCGTTCTCGCACAAGGCGCTCGTCGACGTGCTCCGCGGCCAGCTCGGGTTCAAGGGCGTCGTGGTCAGCGACGCGCTCAACATGGCGCCGGCCGAGAAGTGGCCGGCCGGCGAGGCCGCCGTGCGCGCCCTCAACGCGGGCAACGACCTGCTGCTGATGCCGCCGAACGTCGGCGCCGCCCACCAGGGCCTGGTCGACGGCCTGCACAACGGCTCGCTGAAGAAGGAGCGGCTGGTCGAGGCGGCCACCCGCGACCTGACGCTGCGCTTCACGCTGGCCGACGCGCGCACCGGCGGTCAGAACGTGCCCGCTTCCCAGGCGCACCTCGACGTGGCCGGCGGCCTCGCGGCGGCGGCGGTCACCCAGCTGCGCGGCCAGTGCGGCGCCCCGATGCAGGGGCCGGTGAGCGTGACCGCCTCGGGCGGCCGCGACACCGCCAAGGCGACGCTCGAGCGCGCGCTCAAGGCCGAGGGTGTGCGGGTCGTGCCGAGCGGCGGCCGGGTCGTGCACCTGGTCGGCTACGGCGACGGCGCCGGCGACCTCAACCAGGCCGCCGACACCACGGTCGGGATGGACACGCCGTACGTGCTGGGCGGTGCGAAGTCGCCGAACGTGCTGGCCACGTACTCGTCGACGCCGGGCTCGCTGAAGGCCCTCGCCAAGGTGCTGGCCGGAAAGCAGAAGCCGACCGGCAAGTCCCCCGTGGCCGTGTCTGGTTTGCCCCGTAGCGTGTGCTGA
- a CDS encoding DDE-type integrase/transposase/recombinase, producing MDAVLAAGVKIDNVARWCRENGVTTRTFYRHKARVAAEGAWRERSRRPHHSPGMAGPDLDAWIRKLRADLAPDNGADYIRDALTRIAADIRAPWSVPSRSTINRVLSRHGLLDANPAKRPRSSWRRFAFAQPRDRYQIDATVVALTGGRNAVVFDVLDDCTRMLVACTAATGETAAAAITAITAAANQHGPPAIVLCDNGAAFTNTWSSATTAASQFASTLNGWGTRLIHSSPYHPQTCGKVERHHQTLKKWLTHHRIPTTIAQLQRLLDDYRDYYNTRRAHCALARRTTPHHAWTSATRHGGPAALPIQTDATVHRCRVTDYGKINAGSHRIGVGIARLGQTLTVIRHNGHATIYDPDGHPIGTATLTPGKTYVPL from the coding sequence ATGGACGCGGTCCTGGCCGCTGGCGTGAAGATCGACAATGTGGCGCGGTGGTGCCGTGAGAATGGCGTCACGACGCGGACGTTCTACCGACACAAGGCCCGCGTGGCCGCCGAAGGGGCGTGGCGAGAACGGTCCCGCCGCCCACACCACAGCCCGGGCATGGCCGGCCCGGACCTCGACGCGTGGATCCGCAAGTTACGTGCCGACCTCGCCCCGGACAACGGCGCGGACTACATCCGCGACGCCCTGACCCGGATCGCGGCCGATATCAGAGCACCATGGTCGGTGCCGTCGCGGTCCACGATCAACCGGGTCCTGTCCCGCCACGGCCTGCTCGACGCGAACCCCGCCAAACGGCCTCGCAGCTCGTGGCGGCGATTCGCGTTCGCCCAACCCCGCGACCGCTACCAGATCGACGCGACCGTCGTCGCCCTGACCGGTGGCCGCAACGCGGTCGTCTTCGACGTCCTCGACGACTGCACCCGGATGCTGGTCGCCTGCACCGCCGCCACCGGCGAGACCGCCGCCGCCGCGATCACCGCGATCACCGCCGCCGCCAACCAGCACGGACCACCCGCGATCGTGCTCTGCGACAACGGCGCCGCGTTCACCAACACCTGGTCCTCCGCCACCACCGCAGCGTCACAGTTCGCGTCCACGCTCAACGGCTGGGGCACCCGATTGATCCACTCAAGCCCCTACCACCCACAAACCTGCGGGAAGGTCGAGCGCCACCACCAAACCCTCAAGAAATGGCTCACCCACCACCGCATCCCGACCACCATCGCGCAGCTCCAACGCCTACTCGACGACTACCGCGACTACTACAACACCCGACGGGCCCACTGCGCCCTCGCCCGCCGCACCACCCCACACCACGCCTGGACCTCCGCGACCCGCCACGGCGGACCCGCCGCCCTGCCCATCCAGACCGACGCCACCGTCCACCGCTGCCGCGTCACCGACTACGGAAAAATCAACGCCGGCTCCCACCGCATCGGCGTCGGCATAGCCCGTCTCGGCCAAACCCTGACCGTCATCCGCCACAACGGCCACGCCACCATCTACGACCCCGACGGCCACCCCATCGGCACCGCCACCCTGACCCCCGGCAAAACCTACGTCCCCCTATAA